A genome region from Nocardiopsis exhalans includes the following:
- a CDS encoding PP2C family protein-serine/threonine phosphatase, giving the protein MITFGTYSDQGLRDSQQDAHHVTFNRDTGQWAAALADGFGPETDVAEAAQEAATTAAIKAIPYDPYVALGEAATRLHRDYDGDCVMVVASQYTPNDAIDVAWVGDCRAYTWVGGELTQLTRDHNEAQELLDAGAPDEFARKRRNVVTTSVARSFESEYGTRSAAAPELVLLTTDGVHDVLGSDEITEVVRRFDTDPEVCAQALVEAARETDAGRPEAERSGDNATAVVLRL; this is encoded by the coding sequence GTGATCACCTTCGGCACCTACTCCGACCAGGGCCTGCGCGATTCCCAGCAGGACGCCCACCACGTCACCTTCAATCGGGACACAGGACAATGGGCCGCCGCGCTCGCGGACGGATTCGGTCCCGAGACTGACGTTGCGGAGGCTGCGCAGGAGGCAGCGACCACCGCAGCGATCAAGGCGATCCCCTACGACCCTTATGTCGCACTGGGTGAAGCAGCAACCCGCCTCCACCGCGACTATGACGGCGACTGCGTGATGGTCGTAGCCTCCCAGTACACCCCCAACGACGCGATCGACGTCGCCTGGGTCGGTGACTGCCGCGCCTATACCTGGGTCGGAGGAGAGCTGACACAGCTCACCCGCGACCACAACGAGGCCCAGGAGCTCCTGGACGCCGGTGCTCCTGATGAGTTCGCGCGCAAGCGCCGCAACGTCGTCACCACCAGCGTCGCTCGCAGTTTCGAGTCGGAGTACGGCACCAGATCGGCCGCTGCTCCGGAGTTGGTACTGCTCACCACGGACGGGGTGCACGACGTGCTCGGCTCCGACGAGATCACCGAGGTCGTGCGGCGTTTCGACACCGACCCGGAGGTGTGCGCCCAGGCCTTGGTGGAAGCCGCACGGGAAACCGACGCCGGCCGCCCGGAAGCGGAGCGGAGCGGAGACAACGCCACAGCGGTCGTCCTCCGACTATGA